In Tenacibaculum sp. 190524A02b, the genomic stretch TTGTTTATTTTTAATAATATTTATATAATTTTTTAAAAATAATGTTTTTTACCTAATCTTAAAAAGTTTTTCTAGTATTTATGGGAGCTTAGCGTATCATTGGATAATTTGATATTATTAAAATTATTTTTAGCTCCTATTTTTGTAAACTCATTATCAATATTTAAGCGTTTTTACATTTCGTTTTTCATACCGCATCAATTCTAAAAATTTAAACTTTGGTTCATAACTTTTATTTTTGAAGTAATTACTAGTTTTTCATAATCTCTGATTCTATTTATTCCTTTTTAGTCACTCTTTTTATTTTTTAGAGTGAAATTTATATCTGATTACTCATAGGTATCTTTTGTACACGTTTTTTTTCTGAGAAATTTTTCGTGTACAGTTACTGTACAATATTTTTTAAAATTTATTTTTTCATTGTACAGCTTTGTAACCTGAGCTCGGTTTGTATCGAATTAATAATAAATCCTTTTTAAAACTAAAATGTTAGTTCCAAGTGGAAGTATACGATTTACAATACAATAGATTTTTATTATCGAAAATTTTTCATCTTTGGAATTGTTCTCGATACATCTCCTTACAGTCGATATTCGAACTGACATCAGGTATATTAAATAAATATAAATCAAACATATAGAATCATGTTTTGATTAAATTTTATTCAAATTTAGATTTCGGGAAGCTCAATCTCCATAAAAACCATACCACTTAAAAATAAGTAAAGGAATTCACCTTATTGGTTTTACATTTTTTATTTTTGAGGTCTATTATATTTTATGGATCAAGACATCAGTTTTAAACGGATAAATAAACTTGCCATCCCTGCTTTAATTGCAGGTGTTGCAGAACCTTTGCTTTCTACCACAGATTTGGCTATTGTTGGTAATATTGACACCAATGCTACCGAAAGTATTGCGGCTATTGGTGTGGTTGGTGCTTTTTTATCCATGCTTATTTGGGTGTTTGGACAAACACGTAGTGCCATTTCTTCTATTGTTTCACAATATTTAGGAGCTAATCAACTCAATGCTATTAAAGATTTACCTGCACAAGCTATTGTTTTAGTAGTTACTACTAGCTTATTAATTCTAGGGTTAACCTATCCGTTTGCTAAAGAAATTTTTGAGTTCTATAATGCAAAAGGTACCATACTTGAATTTTCTATTGAATATTATAAAATTCGTGTTTTTGGTTTTCCTTTAACCTTATTTGTTATTGCTGTGTTTGGGGTTTTTAGAGGTTTGCAAAATACGTATTACCCTATGCTTATTGCTATTATTGGTACAGTAGTTAATATTGTTTTGGATGTTATTTTGGTATATGGAATTGAGGGATACATTCCAGCTATGAATATTCAAGGTGCTGCCTATGCTAGTGTTTTTGCTCAGTTTACTATGGCTGTTATTTCTGGGGTTTTATTATTGAAAAAAACAAGTATTTCATTACGTTTTACTTTACCTTTTAATAAGGAAACACCACGGTTTATAACCATGATTTTAAACTTATTTGTAAGAACTATTGCTCTTAATGTGGCGTTGTATTTTGCTACTTCCTATGCTACTGCTTATGGTAAAGAATACATTGCTGCTTATACTATTGGCTTAAATTTATGGCTTATGGCTGCTTTTATGATTGATGGTTATTCTAGTGCTGGTAATATACTTTCAGGAAAGTTGTTAGGCGCAAAGGCTTATGGTACTTTATTGGCTTTGGGCAAAAAATTGATTTTATATGGTTTTATTTTTGGGACTGCTTTAGGTGTAATAGGCTTTATTTTTTATCAATTTATTGGTCAAATTTTTACACAGGAAGCTCTTGTTTTAGAGCAGTTTTACACTAGTTTCTGGATTATACTAGCTATGCAACCTATTTGTGCTATTGCTTTTATTTATGATGGTATGTTTAAAGGACTTGGTGAAACTAAATATCTTAGAAATATTTTACTTTTAGCTACTTCATTGGTATTTGTGCCTGTTTTACTGGTTTTTGATTATTTTGACTATAAACTGTACGCTATTTGGATTGCTTTTTATGCTTGGATTATTGCCAGGGGAATTCCTTTAATTTTTCTGTTTAGAAAAAAGTTTGTGCCGCTTTCTAAGTAGTTTTACAAACTATAGTAATTTTTAATTGCATTATTGAATGTCATTTCGAGTGAAATTATTTGTAATACAATGGAAAATAATTTTGTATCGAGAAGTTTTCGTTTATAGAATTGTTCTCGATACACCTCCTTATAGTCGATACTCGAATTGACATACGCGAAAAAAATATTCGAAAACAGTATAACACAAGATTCTTTTAAATAAATTTCCTTAGTAACTTAAGAAAAAGTATTTCATAGACCGTATAATTGAAGAATATGATAATGGTTGAACCTTGCGACTAAAATTCCTTATTTTTGATTAAAATTTAAAAAAATGCAAACAACTCGACCTAACGGAAGTTTATATACTAAAATTGAAAACAGCATTGCTATTATTGAATTTGGGCATCCGGCTAGTAATTCTTTTCCTAGTGAATTGTTAGATAGATTGGCCAAAGAGTTTGATAAGCTTTCTGACTTAAATGAAGTTTCAATTATTGTTTTAAAGTCTGAAGGAGAACGTGCTTTTTGTGCCGGTGCTTCTTTTGATGAATTGGTAGCTATTAACAATTTAGAGAATGGAAAATATTTCTTTTCTGGTTTTGCAAATGTTATTAATGCTATGCGAAAGTGTTCTAAACTAATTGTGGGTCGTGTTCAAGGAAAAACTGTTGGCGGCGGTGTTGGTTTGGCTGCAGCTTGTGATTATGTGTTAGCTACAGAACATGCGGCTATTAAACTTTCTGAATTTACCATTGGTATTGGGCCATTTGTAATTGCTCCTGCTGTAAAACGTAAAATAGGCGTTAGCGGATTGGCTGAGCTAACGTTAGATGCGACTAGTTGGAAAAATGCCTACTGGGCAAAGGAAAAAGGATTGTATGCCAGGGTTTTTGAAAATATTGAAGATTTAGATAAAGAGCTTGTTATTTTTACTGAAAAATTAGCTTCTTATAATCCTGAAGCTTTGCTTGAAATGAAACAGGCGTTATGGGTTGGCACTGAACATTGGGATACACTACTTATTGAAAGAGCTGAAACTTCTGGAAAGCTTGTTTTATCTGATTTTACTAAAAAAGCATTAGAAAAATTTAAAAAATAAAAACAGTACGGTATTCAATATAAACTATTTAATACCGTACTTAATACCATTCATAACGTAAGTTTGCTCAATTAAACTGTCTACTTTTCTTATGAGTAAATTCACATTATAAATGGTATAACTATATAGAAAACTAAACCTATTTGTTTTTAAAATAACTTGGTTTCCAAATTAGGTTCCCAAATATTATTTTTAGTTTGTGTTTTAACGTTTTACATTTTTTTACTTCTTTATAGATATTTATATATTCTATAAAATTAATTTTAATAGGATTGTTTGTTTTTATGTTTTTGGTAAGTCCGTAAACTACTTTTTCTTGTTCTCTTTGAAATGTTCCAAAAAGTTTATCCCACAAAATAAAAACACCTCCATAATTTTTATCTAAATACTTTCGGTTGGATCCGTGGTGCACTCTATGATTGGATGGCGTATTGAATACCTCATCTAACCATCCTAATTTACCAATTCGTTCTGTATGAATCCAGGTTTGAAATTGTGCTACTAAAACCAACCCTACAATTGCCTGAAATGGTGAAAAACCTATAAGTACCATTGGTATTAAAAATGCCCACTCAAACAATCCTTCTACAATACTTAATCGCATAGAAATAGTTAAATTATAATCTTCTGAAGAATGATGAACGCTATGACTTGCCCATAAAATTCGATGCTCATGTTCTAAACGATGCATCCAATAATAGGTTAAATCTGCTACAATAAAAGCGAATACCCAAGTATAAATATTACTAGGAATTGTTATTGGAGTTATCCAATGAAAAGGCATTAAACAGATGACACCAATAGAACCTATGATTGTTTTTTCTATAAGTTGATTCATAAAGAAAATAGCAATATTCGCTAAAGTATCTTTCCATCTTCTTTTTTTTCTCAACAATACATCAATAACTATTTCTAATAGTATTAAACTTATGTTGAATATAAAAAAGTAACCTATATACAACATAATTGACGACTCTTGGAACAGTGATATTAATTTGGCAAAACTCATTTTCTTATGCTTGTTTTTTAGTTACGTATTCAGGAATAAAGTGAGAGAACCATAAAAACCACAGTAGATTTGTTAAAACCCATGGGGAATTGTTTCCTTGAAAAAAGTCGATTATATAAGGAATATAATAGATTCCCACAAAACCTAAAAAACCTAAATACCAATACTTTTGTACTTTATAATCTTTCATGTTCCCAAATTTTTAATCGTAAGAGAGATCGCCAAGAGTTTAATTTCCAGACGTCTTGCATTACATAATTTTTAAATATTTTCTACTAGATACCCGTATACATACATCGGGGTATTTCATTTTACAATACAAAAGTAGTTGTGAGTAAGGCTGGAGTGTTTGTTTATTTAAGACAAAAACAATCATCATAGCAAGAAGATATTTTTTATCTTTTGTATTTAGTTAAATGACAGGAATATAGATTTCAGTTATCAATTCTTCTTGAGGAGTATCTTCTTCATCGTTCAAATAAAACTCTAAGATTGGTGCATCTGCAAACTCTAATTGAACTTCATATATCCAATGAGCATAAATTGTATTATAGGTCTCAAAACAGCTTTCATGGCTTCCTTTATGAATAAATTTTGCATACTTTTGAGAAGGCACCTCTTGAATCTTAAACATTCCTTTTTCTTCAATCTTTTGTTTTTTAGCAAGTATAACACCAGCATTATATCTACAATTAATAGATTCCGTTATCTCATCATCATCTAAAATTTGTCCTACAACAATCGTTTCATCAGTTAATAACTTATTACTATATGCATACTTTAAAAGCTGTTTCCAAGTCTTCTCTATACCTTTTATATTTTCATAGGTTCCTTGATATTGCAAATAAAGCATTTGAAATGTTGGCAGTGTTTCAATTTCAAATCTTAATAAAGGATTGTTTTTTTTAATAGGTTCTTCTAGAATTTCATTGGTAATTTTTTGTTGTAATGTATAAGAATTCCTAAATCTTGAAGGAGTACAACGAAAATGCTTTTTAAAAGCTTTACTAAAAGCAGCCACATCACTATACCCAATTTCTAAAGCAATATCTGAAATTTCAGCATCAGAGAACTTTAAATATTCCGCAGCTTTTTCTAGTTTTCTTCTTTTAAGAAATTGACCAATAGTTTCGTGCTGTAATGCTAAAAATATTCTATTAATATTTCGATAGGAATAAAAAGAAATATCTTCAATTTCATGTACGTCGATTGATGTTTTAAAACGCGTTTCTAAAAAGTTTAACAACTTATTAAATCGCTCTACTTGTGTTTCATTTTTCATGTATGTGTTGTATCTACCAAAATTACAGTAAGTTTTTTCTTAATGGTTTGTTTATCTAGGACAAAAGGAAAAAAAACTATTGTCTTAAATGAACAAACCCACACTTAACCTAAAGTATACTTTTACCTAAAAATTTAATAAGCTTTTGTAATATGTATCGAATCACTTTATTTATTATGTTGTTTTTACTATCTCTTTCTCTTTTTTCTCAAAAAGGTTTAAAGTCAAAATTATATGGAAAATGGCAAATTGAAAGTTATGAAATACTTGGTGAAATACATCAACCTTCTTTAAAAGAACGTAATGATTATATTTTATTTAAAACCAACATGTTTTTTGAAATTTTCTCGGAAGGAAATCAAGACAAAGGATCTTGGAGTTTTAACAAAGAAGCTAAAATATCACTTATAACAGATGACAACCAAAGCTTAGAGGTTACTTTATTAAAAATCACTTCGGATTTTTTAACTATAAAGTACAATACTAAAGATTTAGACTATATTATTTTTCATTATAAAAAACAATAAGCGATGCGTTGTTTATTTTGGTTAGCTCTTTTTTCAATGGGCTTCATTCATTCTCAAAGCCCCAATACCAATACAAAAGAAACTCAAAAAACTATCCATATAGTTTCTTACAATACTATTTTTAGTAAACAGTATAAAGGATTTAAAATAAAATACTCAGAGTTTACAGATACTGAAGAGGATTTTATAATTCCTGCTGTATTTTCATTTAACAACTACCAACTAAAGTCTAATATTTTAAAAAGCAAAGGCTACAAAAGTTCTAATCAATTTTTATTAGGAGCTGGTTTAGATGGGTTTATTAAATTTTATAAAGGTTTTTATGTTGGTATTGGTGTAAATATTCCTTTTGGTTATGAAACAACTAGAAACTTGAGCAATAAACAACAATCAAAATTCTTAATTGGTTTCGAGTCTAAGCAAGGCATACGATTGATTCCTTGGAAAGAACTGGGTATTGTTTTGGGGATAAATTACAAACAGTATTTTATCAATTCTAACGTATTAAATAGAGAGTTTAACCTTGAACTAGAGCTAGGCATTAATTTTTAAGGACTTTTTAACCTTCTAAAACTAGAACTTTTAAAATCAAAATTTGTATTTTCGGCGCGTAAAAGCAGTTTAAGATGGACAATTTATTATTTGCTGGTTTAGCAGTTTTAGTTGTAATTGTGTATTTTTTTAATAAATACAGAAGTAACAAAAAGTTTAGAAGAAAGTGAGTACTATTAGAATAACTAAGCAATTTAGTTTTGAAACAGGTCATGCATTGTATGGCTATGACGGAAAGTGTAAAAATGTACATGGGCATAGTTATAAACTATCTGTTACTGTGGTTGGTAAACCAATAACTGATTCTACTAATGTAAAGTATGGAATGGTTATAGATTTTGGCGACTTAAAAAAAATAGTTAAAGAGGAAATTGTTGATGTTTTTGATCATGCTACTGTTTTTAACCAAAACACGCCTCATATTGAGT encodes the following:
- a CDS encoding MATE family efflux transporter, which encodes MDQDISFKRINKLAIPALIAGVAEPLLSTTDLAIVGNIDTNATESIAAIGVVGAFLSMLIWVFGQTRSAISSIVSQYLGANQLNAIKDLPAQAIVLVVTTSLLILGLTYPFAKEIFEFYNAKGTILEFSIEYYKIRVFGFPLTLFVIAVFGVFRGLQNTYYPMLIAIIGTVVNIVLDVILVYGIEGYIPAMNIQGAAYASVFAQFTMAVISGVLLLKKTSISLRFTLPFNKETPRFITMILNLFVRTIALNVALYFATSYATAYGKEYIAAYTIGLNLWLMAAFMIDGYSSAGNILSGKLLGAKAYGTLLALGKKLILYGFIFGTALGVIGFIFYQFIGQIFTQEALVLEQFYTSFWIILAMQPICAIAFIYDGMFKGLGETKYLRNILLLATSLVFVPVLLVFDYFDYKLYAIWIAFYAWIIARGIPLIFLFRKKFVPLSK
- a CDS encoding enoyl-CoA hydratase/isomerase family protein, whose amino-acid sequence is MQTTRPNGSLYTKIENSIAIIEFGHPASNSFPSELLDRLAKEFDKLSDLNEVSIIVLKSEGERAFCAGASFDELVAINNLENGKYFFSGFANVINAMRKCSKLIVGRVQGKTVGGGVGLAAACDYVLATEHAAIKLSEFTIGIGPFVIAPAVKRKIGVSGLAELTLDATSWKNAYWAKEKGLYARVFENIEDLDKELVIFTEKLASYNPEALLEMKQALWVGTEHWDTLLIERAETSGKLVLSDFTKKALEKFKK
- a CDS encoding sterol desaturase family protein is translated as MSFAKLISLFQESSIMLYIGYFFIFNISLILLEIVIDVLLRKKRRWKDTLANIAIFFMNQLIEKTIIGSIGVICLMPFHWITPITIPSNIYTWVFAFIVADLTYYWMHRLEHEHRILWASHSVHHSSEDYNLTISMRLSIVEGLFEWAFLIPMVLIGFSPFQAIVGLVLVAQFQTWIHTERIGKLGWLDEVFNTPSNHRVHHGSNRKYLDKNYGGVFILWDKLFGTFQREQEKVVYGLTKNIKTNNPIKINFIEYINIYKEVKKCKTLKHKLKIIFGNLIWKPSYFKNK
- a CDS encoding AraC family transcriptional regulator, encoding MKNETQVERFNKLLNFLETRFKTSIDVHEIEDISFYSYRNINRIFLALQHETIGQFLKRRKLEKAAEYLKFSDAEISDIALEIGYSDVAAFSKAFKKHFRCTPSRFRNSYTLQQKITNEILEEPIKKNNPLLRFEIETLPTFQMLYLQYQGTYENIKGIEKTWKQLLKYAYSNKLLTDETIVVGQILDDDEITESINCRYNAGVILAKKQKIEEKGMFKIQEVPSQKYAKFIHKGSHESCFETYNTIYAHWIYEVQLEFADAPILEFYLNDEEDTPQEELITEIYIPVI
- a CDS encoding lipocalin family protein is translated as MYRITLFIMLFLLSLSLFSQKGLKSKLYGKWQIESYEILGEIHQPSLKERNDYILFKTNMFFEIFSEGNQDKGSWSFNKEAKISLITDDNQSLEVTLLKITSDFLTIKYNTKDLDYIIFHYKKQ
- a CDS encoding 6-carboxytetrahydropterin synthase, whose protein sequence is MSTIRITKQFSFETGHALYGYDGKCKNVHGHSYKLSVTVVGKPITDSTNVKYGMVIDFGDLKKIVKEEIVDVFDHATVFNQNTPHIELAKELMDRDHHVILVDYQPTSEMMIIDFASKIKKRLPENIQLHSLKLQETDTSFAEWHASEN